A portion of the Naumovozyma castellii chromosome 2, complete genome genome contains these proteins:
- the RPL17A gene encoding 60S ribosomal protein uL22 (ancestral locus Anc_1.161): MARYGATSTNPAKSASARGSYLRVSFKNTRETAQAVSGWELTKAQKYLDQVLDHQRAIPFRRFNSSIGRTAQGKEFGVTKARWPAKSVKFVQGLLQNAAANAEAKGLDATKLYISHIQVNQAPKQRRRTFRAHGRINKYESSPSHIELVVTEREEAVEKATEKKVVRLSSRQRGRIAAQKRISA; encoded by the exons ATGGCTAGATACGGTGCTACCTCCACAAACCCAGCTAAGTCTGCTTCTGCTCGTGGTTCCTACTTGCGTGTTTCTTTCAAGAACACCAGAGAAACTGCTCAAGCTGTCAGCGGTTGGGAATTGACCAAGGcccaaaaatatttggatcaaGTTTTGGACCACCAAAGAGCTATTCCATTCAGAAGATTTAACTCTTCTATTGGTAGAACTGCTCAAGGTAAGGAATTCGGTGTCACCAAGGCTAGATGGCCAGCCAAGTCTGTTAAGTTCGTCCAAGGCTTACTACAAAATGCTGCTGCCAACGCTGAA GCTAAGGGTTTAGATGCTACCAAGTTGTACATTTCTCACATCCAAGTTAACCAAGCTCCAAagcaaagaagaagaactttCAGAGCTCACGGTAGAATTAACAAGTACGAATCTTCCCCATCTCACATTGAATTGGTCGTTActgaaagagaagaagcCGTTGAAAAGGCTACTGAAAAGAAGGTCGTCAGATTGTCTTCCAGACAAAGAGGTAGAATCGCTGCTCAAAAGCGTATCTCCGcttaa
- the RBH1 gene encoding Rbh1p (ancestral locus Anc_1.157) has protein sequence MSAIQVLRRREESLHISIKRLHMQCKRSKTPQSSLLDPMMKLNAELTLISRALEFIMARHMLMYNNLNSTTDAEAAVTRLFENLDLLNAYKSVLSAAMNLILDPELPIFRSTSEADFLTQFFGIYTYLAETNECYILQSTNLQTLLHSFECQFKSNYNLSNCNIIKFDQVQDLLSYSHAVISPPLIDFSLVVNRSYFKLDLPKFQYKDLLIEILEFSTGEIALLKINSGELPYSLTVTEHLLENLGDGNWKLLNLGRTLLFSTIRESDLGIIGFIDSGIELRTLTGNNVNLKLVCVDMIQWETYWKLCFHRLFDPNYIPPLASQGTRSVLTKSRGYNSFKEKLDKLNTIRPSETTGIALELKSQSSTESITSVPSNSNRGFSLHKSRPLQSPLSSLTTIAHENSGEPSLMSNSNISIPESLNHKMSITSLKTMESLDYNELLVLDKSLEVEISPELTQRSPGIEEFNFVSQDFAMGEVATTLSRNIVEGDLESILSEDSNCNQDHDHSDGEDDDTESSFNPTADTYKPSLYRRKSTSLLSLFSSKNKKNLTLDTSNSNTSSLTTFTDTPTLSTPSSARSLRFYKAEKEFLSTSSIISVDDFVPLFECDSAKVSSWNGKLWEILRKENLYLTILRSRKSNKAILIIHQDASRNECQLVAKITTGWRCDKSTARDIQIKIPEADILSSVFTERQPLLTIRYTQTDRLLNILDHCRNGNLPAIISNSSTIRTLSSTESSVLSEQTSGTPTHQTDLKQLKSEKDSQVNSLLLLTNVKIKHHVRVDKIWEVNEVGYANIYSQEYKGARVAAKFEILSKVGVNKTSSELIGRLGGIKRLGRTGLYFIDTKGEHQLLEFTNMALADHVYKLVLPEQF, from the coding sequence ATGTCAGCTATTCAAGTGTTAAGAAGGAGAGAGGAATCCTTACATATCTCAATTAAACGATTACACATGCAATGTAAAAGGTCAAAAACCCCTCAAAGTTCTCTACTAGACCctatgatgaaattgaatgctGAGCTGACTTTAATCTCAAGGGCTCTCGAGTTCATAATGGCAAGACATATGCTAATGTACAATAATTTAAACTCTACGACAGATGCAGAAGCAGCAGTAACTCgactttttgaaaatttagaCCTTCTGAATGCATACAAAAGTGTTTTATCAGCTGCgatgaatttaatattagACCCTGAGCTTCCCATATTCCGTTCCACATCAGAAGCAGACTTTCTAACTCaattttttggaatttaCACATATCTGGCAGAGACCAATGAATGCTACATCCTTCAATCGACGAATTTACAAACACTTTTGCATTCGTTCGAGTGCCAATTCAAGTCCAATTataatctttccaattgtaacattattaaatttgatCAAGTGCAAGATTTGCTATCATACTCTCATGCTGTAATATCACCAccattaattgatttttcaCTCGTAGTTAATCGTTCCTATTTCAAGCTAGATTTACCAAAATTCCAATATAAGGATCTCCTGATAGAAATTCTAGAATTCTCAACTGGTGAAATAGCCCTATTAAAGATAAATTCAGGTGAGCTACCCTATTCTCTCACTGTAACAGAGCATTTGTTGGAGAACTTAGGTGATGGTAACTGGAAGTTATTGAATCTTGGAAGAACTTTACTCTTCTCAACAATTAGAGAATCAGATTTGGGTATTATTGGGTTCATTGACTCTGGTATTGAATTAAGGACACTAACTGGTAATAATGTTAACTTAAAATTAGTGTGTGTTGACATGATTCAATGGGAAACTTATTGGAAACTTTGTTTTCATAGACTCTTCGATCCAAACTATATACCGCCTTTGGCCTCCCAAGGAACGAGGTCAGTTTTAACCAAATCTAGAGGATATAACAGTTTTAAAGAAAAGCTTGATAAGCTAAATACAATTAGACCAAGTGAGACTACCGGTATTGCACTCGAACTAAAATCTCAATCATCTACTGAATCGATTACTTCTGTACCAAGCAACTCCAATAGAGGATTTTCACTTCATAAATCAAGACCATTACAAAGTCCACTCTCTTCGTTGACTACAATTGCACATGAGAATAGTGGGGAACCATCTTTGATGTCGAACTCTAACATTAGTATTCCTGAAAGTCTGAACCATAAGATGTCTATTACTTCGTTGAAAACAATGGAATCGTTAGATTACAATGAATTATTAGTGTTAGACAAATCTCTAGAGGTTGAAATATCACCCGAGTTAACTCAAAGATCTCCAGGCATCgaagaattcaattttGTCTCTCAAGATTTTGCCATGGGGGAGGTCGCTACAACTCTAAGCAGAAATATTGTTGAAGGCGATTTAGAAAGTATACTGTCGGAGGACAGTAATTGTAATCAAGACCATGATCATAGTGATGGGGAGGACGATGATACTGAAAGCAGTTTTAATCCAACAGCAGATACTTACAAGCCTTCCCTTTATCGTCGAAAATCCACCTCGCTACTGAGTTTATTTAGTTCcaagaataaaaagaatCTAACACTTGATACATCTAATTCAAACACAAGCTCGCTTACCACTTTCACTGATACACCGACTCTGAGCACTCCGTCATCAGCAAGATCATTGCGTTTCTATAAGGCTGAAAAGGAATTCTTATCAACGTCTTCCATTATTTCAGTAGATGACTTTGTGccattatttgaatgtgACAGTGCTAAGGTTTCATCATGGAACGGTAAACTTTGGGAAATTTTAAGAAAGGAGAATCTCTATCTGACTATTTTAAGATCAAGAAAGAGTAACAAAGCCATACTTATAATTCACCAAGATGCCAGTCGAAATGAATGTCAATTAGTTGCAAAGATTACGACAGGTTGGAGATGTGATAAGTCGACAGCTCGGGATATTCAAATCAAGATTCCCGAGGCAGATATTCTTTCGAGTGTTTTTACAGAAAGGCAACCTTTGTTGACCATCCGTTACACACAAACAGATCGCTTGCTGAATATTTTAGATCATTGTAGAAATGGTAACTTACCGGCTATAATATCTAATTCAAGTACAATTAGAACTCTTTCATCAACAGAATCTTCTGTTTTAAGTGAACAAACTTCTGGGACACCCACTCACCAGACCGATCTAAAGCAATTGAAATCAGAAAAGGACTCTCAAGTTAATTCGCTTTTACTCTTGACGAATGTGAAGATAAAGCATCACGTTCGTGTGGACAAAATATGGGAGGTAAACGAAGTAGGATATGCGAATATATACTCTCAAGAATATAAAGGTGCAAGAGTTGCTGCTAAATTCGAAATATTGTCGAAAGTAGGCGTAAACAAAACATCTAGTGAATTAATAGGCCGTTTGGGTGGTATAAAGAGACTGGGGAGAACCGGTCTTTATTTCATTGACACGAAGGGGGAGCACCAATTACTGGAATTCACAAACATGGCTTTGGCTGACCATGTCTACAAGCTGGTATTGCCTGAGCAATTTTAG
- the FEN2 gene encoding Fen2p (ancestral locus Anc_1.155) → MVMIKTPEVVATKQDVVSTQEPEEKKQINKRFLLFKIDVFVLSFVCLQYWINYVDRVGFNNAYVSGMKEDLNMKKDDLNVTLTCFTVGYVVGMLPNNLILLVVPPRLWLSFCTFSWGLLTLGMFKITSFEQACAIRFFQALFESCTFSGTHLILGSWYKEDELPLRSAIFTSSGLIGSIFSGFMQVAIHTRLDGVGNLEGWRWLFIIDFCITIPISIYGLIFFPGVPDHTSSSSKFSMTRYIFTEQELQYARRRLPARDESTKLDWSVIPRVLKRWHWWFFSLVWVLGGENLSFASNSTFALWLQNQNYSLSNRNNFPSGIYAVGIVSTLLSAFYMSCIPKSRHWHVAVFISVILCVVAIMIRANPLNSAVMFTAQYLGGVAYAGQSVFFAWANSVCHDDLQERAVVLASMNMFSGAVNAWWSILFYAASMVPRFERGCYALIATSVSTIIVSIYIRYLQNIELDNKKVTAYIDANDMMVSEGEDEDEEEYEEDNMTLHERDIERSYP, encoded by the coding sequence ATGGTAATGATTAAAACTCCAGAAGTAGTTGCCACTAAGCAAGACGTGGTTTCTACACAGGAACCCGAGGAAAAGAAGCAAATAAATAAGAGGTTCCTACTATTCAAGATTGATGTCTTTGTTTTATCATTTGTATGCTTACAATATTGGATTAATTACGTGGATCGTGTTGGGTTTAACAATGCATATGTCTCTGGGATGAAGGAGGATTTGAATATGAAAAAGGACGATTTAAATGTCACTTTAACATGCTTCACGGTCGGGTACGTTGTTGGTATGCTGCCCAATAATCTAATATTGTTGGTTGTCCCACCAAGGTTATGGCTCAGTTTCTGTACATTTTCATGGGGTTTACTGACTCTGGGAATGTTCAAAATAACGTCATTCGAGCAGGCTTGCGCTATTAGATTTTTCCAAGCTTTATTCGAAAGTTGTACTTTCTCTGGTACCCATTTAATATTAGGATCCTGGtataaagaagatgaattgCCACTTAGAAGTGCAATATTTACAAGTAGTGGTCTAATCGGTTCAATATTTAGTGGGTTCATGCAAGTTGCCATTCATACTCGTTTAGATGGTGTTGGAAACTTGGAAGGCTGGAGATGGTTATTCATAATTGATTTTTGTATCACCATCCCAATTTCCATCTACGGTCTAATCTTCTTCCCAGGTGTCCCAGATCATACGAGCAGTTCAAGCAAATTTTCCATGACTAGGTATATATTTACTGAACAAGAACTACAATACGCTAGAAGAAGACTTCCTGCAAGAGATGAGAGTACGAAATTAGATTGGTCAGTGATTCCAAGAGTCTTGAAAAGGTGGCATTGGTGGttcttttctcttgttTGGGTTCTTGGTGGTGAAAATTTAAGTTTTGCCTCAAATTCTACATTTGCTTTATGGCTACAAAACCAGAATTATTCTTTATCGAATAGAAATAATTTCCCATCTGGTATTTACGCAGTTGGTATTGTATCTACCCTCCTATCAGCATTTTACATGTCCTGTATCCCCAAATCGAGGCATTGGCACGTGGCAGTGTTTATCTCTGTAATTCTATGTGTCGTTGCCATTATGATTCGGGCTAATCCTTTGAATAGCGCTGTCATGTTTACAGCACAATACCTTGGTGGTGTAGCATATGCTGGTCAGTCCGTATTCTTTGCCTGGGCTAACAGTGTTTGTCATGACGATCTTCAAGAACGTGCTGTGGTCCTAGCATCTATGAATATGTTTTCAGGTGCAGTGAATGCATGGTGGTCAATCCTATTTTACGCCGCTTCAATGGTTCCTCGATTCGAGAGAGGCTGTTATGCATTGATCGCCACATCGGTTTCTACCATTATTGTTTCAATCTACATTAGATActtacaaaatattgagCTTGATAATAAGAAGGTTACAGCATATATTGACGCTAATGATATGATGGTAAGTGAaggtgaagatgaagacgaagaagaatacGAGGAGGACAATATGACGCTACATGAGCgtgatattgaaagatcatATCCGTAA
- the RIM1 gene encoding Rim1p (ancestral locus Anc_1.153) — translation MFLRTQTRLFHATAKKMDFSKMSIVGRIGSEFTEYTSQNDKRYLKYSIASQPRRDGPTNWYNVTVFNEQQMNFLTQYVRKGALVYVEADAANYTFEREDKSKGTSLSLVQRDFNLLRNGKPEEPATTEESE, via the exons ATGTTTTTACGTACACAAACTCGTCTATTCCATGCCACTGCAAAAAAGATGGACTTCTCCAAGATGTCCATCGTAGGTCGTATCGGCTCTGAATTCACTGAATACACCTCTCAAAACGACAAGAGATACCTTAAATACAGTATTGCCTCTCAACCAAGAAGAGACGGTCCAACCAATTGGTATAACGTTACCGTCTTTAATGAGCAACAAATGAACTTCTTGACTCAATATGTCAGAAAGGG AGCTCTAGTCTACGTTGAAGCTGATGCAGCCAATTACACCTTTGAAAGGGAAGACAAGTCCAAGGGTACTAGTTTGAGTTTGGTGCAAAGAGATTTCAACTTGTTGAGAAATGGTAAGCCAGAAGAGCCCGCTACTACTGAGGAATCGGAGTAA
- the MNN5 gene encoding alpha-1,2-mannosyltransferase MNN5 (ancestral locus Anc_1.150), translating into MTLPFLHSIRRRKNPIFVLCALLIIYLLLHVSNYDAKDFQYQFLSGLTTAERKVPQVEAFYLDLFNSINQYRPLNPPGNWEDLRDKDKCKWSGDISVNDDGRDANERLSMENLDECFKLSSIQLNNLKRAHSGYVKNIRDKFDDKNERLTNSLFPNNVGIVTIGGGRYTVLLMTMIAKLRDTGTSLPIEVIIPPEDEGDDDFCNVILPKWNGKCVFFKDVLPDELNKKLMLQSYQIKPLAVLLSSFKKILFLDADNYAMKDLDHIFESEPFIENGLIVWPDYWRRVTPPAYYKIADINISKKKRIRNINDDITPPSYYDNKLKDRDHLLKEVPMHDLEGTIPDPTSESGQMVIDKVKHFHTLLLSLYYNLYGPSWYYQIFSQGTSGQGDKETFIAAAHALNKPYYQVTTSLGLKGFFYENEFRGIGLLQRDFQQDYAQHQLVKQTIQDHLEEYSEFKEDYKVADEFNKKLMIPPNGQPLDVMFVHASFYKYEPWDLYNERRYVNSDGTHFRGFSDLKEFNYFDMELFNFKILRDTLCSPNKKVEFKFYNDKVFSPEWDNMCTYLKDHVNFLQETHSEAVAKEEASN; encoded by the coding sequence GAGGAAAGTCCCACAAGTGGAAGCATTTTACTTAGATCTATTCAATTCTATAAATCAGTATAGACCATTGAATCCACCGGGCAATTGGGAGGACCTACGTGATAAGGATAAATGTAAATGGTCCGGTGACATCTCTGTAAATGACGACGGAAGAGACGCTAATGAAAGATTGAGTATGGAGAATTTAGACGAATGTTTCAAGTTGTCCAGTAtacaattgaataatttgaaaagagcTCATTCAGGATACGTCAAAAATATTCGCGATAAGTTTGACgataaaaatgaaagattaaCTAATAGCTTGTTCCCTAATAATGTTGGGATTGTCACCATTGGAGGGGGGAGATATACAGTCTTGTTGATGACCATGATTGCCAAATTAAGAGATACGGGAACAAGTTTACCAATTGAAGTCATTATCCCACCTGAAGATGAAGGTGACGATGATTTTTGTAATGTTATCTTACCCAAATGGAATGGTAAATGTgtctttttcaaagatgtaTTACCTGATGAattaaacaagaaattgatgcTTCAAAGTTACCAAATTAAACCCTTGGCTGTTCTATTGTCAagttttaaaaaaattttatttttagaTGCTGATAATTATGCTATGAAGGATTTGGATCATATTTTCGAAAGTGAACCATTCATAGAAAATGGGTTGATCGTATGGCCTGATTATTGGAGACGTGTGACACCACCTGCTTATTATAAGATTGCCgatataaatatttccaaaaagaagagaatacgtaacattaatgatgatatcACACCACCATCTTattatgataataaattaaaggatCGTGATCATCTACTCAAGGAGGTCCCCATGCATGATCTTGAAGGTACTATTCCAGATCCAACTTCTGAATCAGGTCAAATGGTCATTGACAAAGTGAAACATTTCCATACATTACtattatcattatattataatcTATATGGACCAAGTTggtattatcaaattttctCCCAAGGCACATCCGGTCAAGGTGATAAAGAGACTTTTATTGCTGCCGCCCATGCCTTAAATAAACCATATTACCAAGTTACAACTAGTTTGGGATTAAAGGGATTCttttatgaaaatgaattcaGAGGTATTGGTCTATTACAGCGTGATTTCCAACAAGATTACGCACAACACCAACTGGTGAAACAAACTATCCAAGACCATCTAGAAGAATATAGCGAATTTAAGGAAGATTATAAAGTTGCGGACGAGtttaataagaaattaatgattCCACCAAATGGTCAGCCTCTTGACGTCATGTTTGTCCATGCTAGTTTCTATAAATATGAACCATGGGATTTATACAATGAGCGTCGTTATGTAAATTCAGATGGTACACATTTCCGTGGGTTTTCCGATCTAAAGGAGTTCAACTATTTTGATATGGAgttattcaattttaaaattttgagAGATACACTTTGTTCACCTAATAAAAAGgttgaatttaaattctaTAATGATAAAGTGTTCAGCCCTGAATGGGACAACATGTGTACTTATCTGAAGGATCATGTAAATTTCCTTCAAGAAACTCATTCAGAAGCAGTAGCAAAAGAAGAGGCAAGCAACTAA